One part of the Synechococcus sp. UW179A genome encodes these proteins:
- a CDS encoding lipopolysaccharide assembly protein LapB, which translates to MPGYGRAVTKTLARVGAVAGLCVVAGWMVTHLWNETHSSTTNQKHSSHRQVSGLEILKTQVQNHPRDWRWSVLLARAQYEDGDREAAIRTLKPLQLLHPDRLEVMTFWALLARETDQGAEPIKRLNERFKSLPAGRRLKMGLLLADLQRLSGDLKNASDRYRNLINDNPQRPEPLLAFALLKKDQGQADDAIALLRKARTLNKNLAPTSTDLQTLELRWALEAARNKPAKSGLKAVTTP; encoded by the coding sequence GTGCCGGGCTACGGGCGTGCAGTAACAAAAACTCTGGCCAGGGTTGGTGCAGTTGCAGGGTTGTGTGTGGTCGCCGGCTGGATGGTGACCCATCTCTGGAATGAAACTCACTCTTCGACCACCAACCAGAAACATTCATCCCATAGACAAGTCTCAGGTCTGGAGATTCTCAAAACTCAGGTTCAGAACCATCCGCGCGACTGGCGCTGGTCAGTGTTGCTGGCTCGCGCGCAGTATGAGGACGGAGACCGAGAAGCAGCCATCCGCACCTTGAAGCCATTGCAGCTCCTGCACCCCGATCGGCTCGAAGTGATGACCTTCTGGGCTCTGCTCGCAAGGGAAACCGATCAGGGTGCAGAGCCAATCAAGCGCCTGAACGAACGGTTTAAATCTCTGCCGGCTGGACGTCGGTTGAAGATGGGTTTGCTGTTGGCCGATCTGCAGCGCTTGTCCGGGGATTTAAAAAACGCTTCTGATCGCTATCGCAACCTGATCAATGACAACCCCCAACGACCAGAACCCTTGCTGGCGTTTGCCCTACTAAAAAAAGATCAGGGTCAAGCGGACGATGCCATCGCTCTGCTCAGAAAAGCCAGGACACTGAACAAAAACCTGGCACCAACAAGCACTGATCTACAGACACTTGAACTGCGCTGGGCTCTCGAAGCGGCACGGAACAAACCAGCCAAGTCAGGCCTTAAGGCTGTGACAACTCCCTGA
- the xth gene encoding exodeoxyribonuclease III has translation MQIASWNVNSIRTRLDHVIRWLEQSGVDLLALQETKVDDPLFPLEPFQSRGYNVSFHGQKSYNGVALISRHPLEDVRMGFIGELKADPETEELGQQRRVISALVDGIRVVNLYVPNGSSLKSEKYGYKLNWLACLARYLRAAQTRDEPLCVVGDFNIGPEARDLHDPDRLSGGIMASDAERNALAQALGDDLKDAFRLFESGSGHWSWWDYRSGAWNRDSGWRIDHIYLSCDLQELALSCKIDKRERDREQPSDHAPVVVDLSWELEEESDDDQYSLVAD, from the coding sequence GTGCAGATCGCGAGCTGGAATGTCAATTCGATTCGCACTCGACTGGATCATGTCATCCGCTGGTTGGAGCAGAGCGGCGTGGATCTGCTGGCCCTGCAGGAGACCAAGGTTGATGATCCGCTCTTTCCGCTCGAGCCCTTCCAATCAAGGGGATACAACGTGAGCTTCCATGGTCAGAAGTCGTACAACGGAGTGGCCCTGATCAGCAGGCATCCCTTGGAGGACGTGCGCATGGGATTCATTGGAGAACTGAAGGCTGATCCTGAAACTGAAGAGCTGGGTCAGCAGAGGAGGGTGATCAGTGCTCTGGTCGATGGGATCAGGGTGGTCAATCTCTACGTGCCCAACGGTTCCAGCCTCAAATCTGAGAAATACGGCTACAAATTGAACTGGCTTGCATGCCTGGCGAGGTACCTGCGGGCAGCCCAAACAAGGGATGAGCCCCTCTGCGTTGTGGGTGATTTCAATATCGGACCTGAAGCCAGAGACCTACATGACCCCGATCGTCTCAGCGGGGGAATCATGGCTTCAGATGCCGAGCGCAATGCCTTAGCCCAGGCGCTTGGCGATGATCTCAAGGACGCCTTCCGCCTGTTCGAATCGGGTAGCGGCCACTGGAGCTGGTGGGATTACCGCAGCGGTGCATGGAACCGTGACAGCGGTTGGAGAATTGATCACATCTATCTGAGCTGCGATCTGCAGGAGCTTGCACTCAGCTGCAAGATCGACAAAAGGGAGCGTGACCGAGAGCAACCCAGTGACCACGCACCTGTGGTTGTTGACCTCTCCTGGGAGCTGGAGGAGGAGTCCGATGATGATCAGTACTCCTTAGTCGCTGATTGA
- the hemL gene encoding glutamate-1-semialdehyde 2,1-aminomutase, translating into MTAPSLNTSRSQELFSAAQALMPGGVSSPVRAFKSVGGQPIVFDRVKGAYAWDVDDNKYIDYIGSWGPAICGHAHPEVISALQETIEKGTSFGAPCALENTLAEMVIDAVPSVEMVRFVNSGTEACMAVLRLMRAFTGRDKVIKFEGCYHGHADMFLVKAGSGVATLGLPDSPGVPRSTTANTLTAPYNDLESVKQLFAENPDAISGVILEPIVGNAGFIQPEPGFLEGLRELTKENGALLVFDEVMTGFRISYGGAQAHFGVTPDLTTMGKVIGGGLPVGAYGGRREIMEMVAPAGPMYQAGTLSGNPLAMTAGIKTLELLKQPGSYEKLTATTEKLVAGIQEAATSAGLPITTGSVSAMFGFFLCEGPVRNFEEAKATDAERFGKLHRAMLERGVYLAPSAFEAGFTSLAHSDADIEATIKAFRESFAAVA; encoded by the coding sequence GTGACAGCACCAAGCTTGAACACCAGTCGCTCCCAGGAGCTGTTCAGTGCCGCCCAGGCTCTGATGCCTGGTGGCGTGAGCTCCCCAGTGCGTGCATTCAAATCTGTGGGTGGCCAGCCGATCGTCTTCGATCGGGTCAAGGGCGCCTACGCCTGGGACGTTGATGACAACAAATACATCGATTACATCGGAAGTTGGGGGCCTGCAATCTGTGGCCATGCCCATCCCGAAGTCATCAGTGCGCTTCAGGAAACGATCGAGAAAGGCACCAGCTTCGGAGCCCCTTGCGCTCTCGAGAACACCTTGGCCGAGATGGTGATCGATGCCGTTCCGAGCGTGGAGATGGTCCGCTTCGTGAACAGCGGCACAGAAGCCTGTATGGCCGTCCTACGGCTGATGCGCGCCTTCACAGGCCGCGACAAAGTGATCAAGTTCGAAGGTTGCTACCACGGCCATGCGGACATGTTTCTGGTGAAGGCCGGTTCCGGTGTGGCCACCCTCGGCCTGCCTGACTCACCTGGGGTGCCTCGTAGCACCACCGCCAATACCCTCACTGCGCCGTACAACGATCTGGAGTCGGTCAAACAGCTGTTCGCTGAAAACCCTGATGCCATTTCAGGTGTGATCCTTGAGCCCATCGTTGGCAATGCCGGGTTCATCCAGCCTGAGCCTGGTTTTCTCGAGGGTTTGCGGGAACTCACGAAGGAGAACGGCGCACTGCTTGTCTTTGACGAGGTCATGACGGGCTTCCGCATCAGTTACGGCGGTGCGCAGGCCCACTTCGGTGTCACCCCTGATCTCACCACCATGGGCAAAGTGATTGGTGGGGGTTTACCTGTAGGGGCCTACGGAGGACGACGGGAGATCATGGAGATGGTGGCTCCTGCGGGCCCCATGTACCAGGCCGGCACACTGAGCGGAAATCCCCTCGCCATGACAGCTGGGATCAAAACGCTTGAGCTTCTGAAACAGCCCGGTAGCTACGAAAAACTCACCGCCACCACTGAGAAACTGGTAGCTGGCATCCAGGAGGCAGCAACCTCTGCCGGCCTTCCGATCACGACCGGGAGCGTGAGTGCCATGTTCGGCTTTTTCTTGTGCGAGGGGCCTGTGCGCAACTTCGAAGAGGCGAAGGCAACGGATGCTGAACGCTTTGGAAAATTGCATCGCGCCATGCTTGAACGAGGCGTTTACCTGGCTCCATCAGCCTTCGAAGCCGGTTTCACCTCTCTAGCCCATTCGGATGCGGACATCGAAGCCACGATTAAGGCGTTCCGTGAAAGCTTCGCTGCTGTCGCCTGA
- a CDS encoding carbohydrate porin, whose translation MPHPSIGVATQLRKALIGLTLVVASLQGSPSRAGPLQTWLELPEWIDLSIDYTAEPMAGITGGANPSAASWYQAVVLDLSLSSGFGKSQQDWDELDHWQLNVQLTNDAGNPDLNTDLGSAFTLQTLVNPVGTWITEASVVRNRGESWWQAELGVMSLDPVMAGEPGFISAPAMGSYISSVLNNTLNLLIVGVPIDPFVAPGVKFQAYSESLGSLEYAYFYLNPQTSIAASLGVDPGIPNVQGGAQALQWTTNPLRSRTDLSAEINIPNTKDTVIRQLPLPEVQLGGYFSSTRLLVDNANELGEGINRGIYGSLTWPFDLPVGLDNRVWAGGTVSFDPANNPYPTFIAGGWLSQGIIPSRPLDVLALGLGRTSFSPTINPGLSYEGTIELNYSFYVSEILQIQPVMQWIINPGGEGKVPGIWAGGVQINLSL comes from the coding sequence ATGCCACATCCCAGCATCGGCGTGGCGACCCAGCTCAGAAAGGCGTTAATCGGACTGACCCTCGTGGTCGCTTCACTGCAGGGGTCTCCCAGCCGCGCAGGCCCACTGCAGACATGGTTGGAGCTGCCTGAATGGATCGATCTCAGCATCGACTACACGGCAGAGCCAATGGCAGGCATCACCGGTGGTGCCAATCCTTCAGCCGCGAGCTGGTATCAGGCTGTGGTGCTCGATTTATCCCTGAGCAGCGGTTTTGGCAAGAGCCAGCAGGATTGGGATGAACTGGACCACTGGCAGCTCAATGTGCAGCTGACCAATGATGCCGGCAACCCCGATCTGAATACGGATTTGGGATCCGCTTTCACACTGCAGACCCTGGTGAATCCTGTAGGGACCTGGATCACCGAAGCCTCGGTTGTCAGAAATCGCGGTGAAAGCTGGTGGCAAGCAGAGCTTGGGGTGATGTCGCTGGATCCAGTTATGGCTGGAGAACCAGGCTTTATTTCTGCTCCTGCCATGGGCAGTTACATCAGCTCAGTCCTCAACAACACCTTAAACCTGCTGATTGTGGGAGTACCGATTGATCCCTTCGTAGCACCTGGAGTTAAATTTCAGGCTTATTCAGAATCTCTTGGTTCACTGGAGTATGCCTACTTCTACCTGAATCCTCAGACCAGTATTGCGGCAAGCCTTGGTGTTGATCCAGGAATCCCCAATGTGCAGGGCGGCGCACAGGCTCTGCAATGGACAACCAATCCTCTGCGATCCAGAACTGATCTTTCGGCAGAGATCAATATTCCCAATACGAAAGATACTGTGATCAGACAGTTACCACTGCCTGAAGTTCAGCTCGGTGGCTATTTCTCATCAACTCGCCTCTTAGTCGACAATGCAAATGAGTTGGGAGAAGGAATCAACCGCGGCATTTACGGATCGCTCACTTGGCCTTTTGATCTGCCAGTCGGGCTCGACAATCGAGTCTGGGCTGGTGGCACCGTCAGCTTCGACCCTGCCAATAATCCTTACCCGACCTTTATCGCAGGTGGGTGGCTAAGCCAAGGAATCATTCCTAGCAGACCACTTGATGTGCTTGCACTCGGTCTTGGTCGAACCAGTTTCAGCCCGACCATCAACCCTGGGCTGAGTTATGAGGGCACAATCGAATTGAATTATTCGTTTTATGTTTCAGAGATTTTGCAAATTCAGCCAGTGATGCAATGGATTATCAATCCAGGTGGAGAGGGCAAAGTTCCAGGCATCTGGGCCGGAGGCGTGCAAATCAATTTGAGTCTTTAA
- a CDS encoding YajQ family cyclic di-GMP-binding protein, which translates to MASYSFDVVSDFDRQELVNTLDQVRRDVSQRYDLKDSGTEIDLEDTAIVITTASDMTLQAVEDILRAKATKRNLSLKIFDFQPAESVGGNRVQQTVQLKKGLSQELAKKMSKMVRDELKKVTVAIQGDSLRVTGKSKDDLQQVIQLLRSREDELDVPLQFENYR; encoded by the coding sequence ATGGCTTCGTATTCATTTGATGTGGTCTCTGATTTTGACCGTCAGGAGTTGGTGAATACGCTTGATCAAGTTCGTAGGGACGTTTCTCAGCGTTATGACCTTAAGGATTCTGGTACAGAGATCGATCTTGAAGACACCGCGATTGTGATCACTACGGCCAGTGATATGACCCTTCAAGCTGTTGAAGATATTCTGCGAGCCAAGGCGACAAAAAGAAATCTCTCTTTGAAGATCTTTGATTTCCAGCCGGCGGAGTCGGTGGGTGGTAATCGTGTGCAGCAGACTGTTCAATTGAAGAAGGGACTCAGTCAGGAACTTGCCAAGAAAATGAGCAAGATGGTGCGTGACGAGCTCAAGAAAGTCACCGTGGCCATTCAAGGTGACAGTCTCAGAGTGACAGGTAAGAGCAAGGATGATCTCCAGCAGGTGATTCAGTTATTACGTTCAAGAGAAGACGAGCTGGATGTGCCGCTTCAGTTTGAGAACTATCGCTGA
- a CDS encoding MAPEG family protein, translating into MFITDLLTQTPSAPYALSLVFSGAVVIASIIPLGAARSQADFTLDDMKAPRAMFDRLPEWGKRASWAHQNSFEAFSLHAPAALLALIAVLQSGPLQGLAIPAALLQPVLRLIYLPAYVANVPPLRGLCWAGALVCTGILYIEGVKALLIT; encoded by the coding sequence GTGTTCATCACGGACCTTCTCACCCAGACACCCTCGGCGCCCTATGCCTTGTCGCTCGTGTTCTCGGGAGCTGTAGTGATCGCCAGCATCATTCCCCTGGGTGCTGCCCGTTCACAGGCTGATTTCACCCTCGACGACATGAAGGCTCCCAGGGCCATGTTCGACCGTCTTCCCGAGTGGGGGAAACGGGCTAGCTGGGCGCATCAGAACAGCTTTGAAGCGTTCAGCCTGCATGCTCCAGCAGCACTTCTAGCCCTGATCGCCGTGCTTCAGAGCGGACCACTTCAAGGGCTTGCCATTCCCGCAGCGTTGCTCCAGCCCGTACTGCGTCTGATTTATCTGCCGGCCTATGTGGCCAATGTTCCGCCCCTGAGAGGACTGTGCTGGGCCGGCGCCCTAGTTTGCACCGGCATCCTCTACATCGAGGGAGTCAAAGCTCTGCTGATCACTTAA